The nucleotide sequence GACTTTTGATCAGCCCTTTGGATTCATAAAAGTGCAAAGTCGGCACAGAGATGCCACTGCGAGTGGAGACTTCACCGACTGAAAGTGTTGTTGCGAGGGCCGGAGCTTTGGTTTTTGCCGCCATATTTGTTTTGACCTCAAGTTAACTTGAGGTTGTAGCATCAGCCAAAAATCACGCAAGCAATTTAATCGGGCCGCTTAAGGCCAAAGGAGATTTCGTGAACTATTTTACCTATAAGATGATCCATCTGATCAGTCTGACCCTGATGTTTGTGAGTTTTGGTTTCATGCTGGTGGCCGTGGCCATCGGGGAGCCAGCGCAGAAATTCAGAAAATTCAGTTATGCCTTGCACGGTGTTTCGTGGCTGGCCCTTTTTGCCAGTGCCTATGGGCTGGTGGAAACTTTGGGGATGAGTGCGAATTTTCCCAACTGGGGCCGGGCTAAAACCGCGATCTGGGTGATGTTGGGGATCTGGGCATTTATTGTGCGCAAGAAGCCGCAATGGACTTTCACCAATATGGCGGTGCTTTCAGTTTTGGGAAGTGCGGCAATCTGGCTGGCGGTTGCCAAGCCTATGTTCTAACGGCTCCACATCACGGCACGCATCGACAGGGAGCCCATTTCAAACCCTTCGTAAGGATAGGAAATGCGGTCTTCCCCAGTGCTGGCGCCAAACGCATACAGCAACGGCAGATAGTGCTCTGGTGTGGGAACGCTTAAGGTGGCGCTTTCACCCAAGTCTTCATAGTCGGTCAGGGTTTTGGTGTCGCGGGATTCCAGGGCGGCTTTGATTTTGCCGTCGAACTCTTCGGCCCATGGGAAGCTGCCGTCTTTGTTTTTCCATTGAATCAATCTTAAGTTGTGAACGATGTTGCCACTGGCAACGATCAGGACACCCTGTTCACGCAAAGGGCGCAGCAGTTTTCCCAGTTCCAGATGTTGTTGGTTTGTTTTTGTCACATCCAGGCTGACTTGATAAGTGGGAATATCCGCATGTGGGTACATGTGCGCCAGGACGGACCACGTGCCGTGATCCAAACCCCATTTGTCATAGAGCTCAGATTTTGGCAGCAGTCGTTGGGTTTCGTGGGCGATGCTTAACGGGCCTCGTGCCGGGTACTGCATATCAAACAGTGCTTTCGGGAATCCGTAAAAATCATGAATCGTGGGAGGGTCGGGATGATAAAGAACTTTCGTTCCTTCTGTCTCCCAGTGAGCAGAGACAGAAAGAACGGCCTGTGGTTTTGGCAAAGCTTTGCCCAGTCTGTTTAAGGTCTCTGTGAATGTGTTCTTGTCCAGAGCATTCATCGGAGAACCGTGACCAATAAAAAGCACAGGCATCGTCGACATATTAACCTTTCTTAGGAGCTGGTTTGCCAGCCTGGATTTTGAGGATCAAAGTCACCTCATCACCCACAACCGGACCGGCTTCCACAACACTGCTCCAGTTCAGGCCGAAATCCTTGCGGTTGATCTTGCCAGTCGCAGTGAATGCCACTTTGTTGTTGCCGTAGGCGTCGTTCACGTCACCCAGGTACTTGGCATCCAAAGTCACTTCTTTAGTTTTACCCTTCAATGTCAAATCGCCAACAATTTTCAGATTGTCCGGTGTGCCAGTGATCTTTTTTGTGACAAAGGTCATTTTAGGATTTTTGGCCACATCGAAGAAGTCCGGGCTTTTCAAGTGATCGTCACGGTCTTTGTTTTCTGTGCTGATGCTGGCAACTTCAATATTCAATTTGGCTTTGGACTTTTCAAGTTTTGCGTCCACGTCCAACGTTCCATCAAATTGAGCAAAGCGACCTTCCACCGTGGAAATGACCAAGTGAGGAATTTCAAAACCGATTTTAGAGTGGGCAGGGTCGATGTTGTAAGAACCCGCCGGGATGGATTTAGCGAATGCGGACATACCAATCAAAGTAGCGAAGGTTACTGAAGTAACGGTGGAACCAAGAATAAGTGCTTTCATGTGAATTTCTCCTTTTATGTTGTTTCAACGGACTTAGTATCGTGCGTTTTTGATTATTGCGAAAGGTGACATATTCGGAATATACTGTTGCGTATATGGAACAATTAGATCTCAATCAGATACGCACATTCGTAAAACTCGTTCAAAGCGGCAGTTTCACCAAGGCGGCCGAGGTACTGAAGCAACCCAAGTCCCGCGTCAGCCGCAGGCTGTCGGCCCTGGAAAAAGATCTGGGCGTGCAGCTGATTTACCGCACGACACGTCAGTTCCAGCTGACCGAGATGGGACGCATCTATTACGAACGCGCTCGCGGTCTGATTGAAGGACTTGAAACTTTGACCGGCGAGGTCAGCGAATCCACCGCGGAAATTTCGGGTGTCATTCGGGTCACGGCCTCGGATGATATGGGCGTGAAGCAGCTTCCGCTGATCGTGGATGAATTCACCAGGCAGTATCCGCGTGTGCGCTTTGATTTGTATCTGACTCAAGCGTATGTGGATCTGGTGAAAGAATCAGTCGACGTGGGGATTCGTATCGGGAACCTGAAAGACAGCTCCCTGCGGGCGCGCAAGATCGGCACCGTAAGAAATTTGCTGGTGGCGTCCCCGGGCTTCCTGGAACGCTATCGTGTCGGGGATGATCTGACCAAGCTTGCCGCAGCCCCTTTCCTGGGGCTGACCCAGCAACCAAAGCTGGATGTCGTTCGTTCCTCTGATGGAAAGCGTCTGACGTTGAAAACCAATCCGATCGTCACTGCGAACAATCCGGAAATGCTGTTGAATCTGGCCCGTCTGGGAAAAGGCTATGTTTTTGTGCCTGAATTTTTGTGCAAGGATGAATTGCGTGATGGCCGGCTGGTGCAGATTCATAAAAATCTGCGCGGGGATGAAGTGTCGGTTAGTTTAGTATCGCCCGATACGAAAGAAACTTCCCAGAAGGTGAAGCGCTTCATGGACTTTGCTTATAAACGTTTAAAAGAAGTGTATTTCGCTTAAGAAAAGGCGCCCAAAAGCATCTTGTAAATACCGGAATATTCAAAGCGCAGAAGCGCCCAGATCGTCGCACACCACATGGTTGCCAAAAGCCCCATCAACACCAACTGGGGCAGATTGGCGAAGCTGACTGAGCTGCGCGGGCGGCTCAGCATGTCATCAATCTGACCGCGGTCCTGGCTTTCTTTGAATTTGCGGGCCAGGCCCTGGGCAAGCACGATTCTTTGCTGCATTTCAAGCTTATAGAAGTGGACTCCCACGAGCATGCGGGAATCAGAAATGTTTTCAAGTCGGGTGACGATTCCATAACACGCCATCTGTCTTGAGCCCGGAGGAGTGACCTGGATTTTCACGACTTCTCCCAGAAGCGGACACAGATCATCCGGAGCAGTGAAGGCCAAGCCCGTCAAAGAGACGTTTTTGATTTCGGTGCCTTCTTCCCATGGGATTTGCTTCGGGCCTGCCACGCGAACCAGGCTGTCGTCCTCAGTGTTGAGAATGTAGCGTGGTGATCGGCCGTGATAGCGAGCAAGACTTGTCATGCTATACTTTTCGGCCCATTGCTGGCCTTTCTGAAGTAAAAGGGCTGTCTCAATTTGAGAAATTTCAGTTTGAAAAGTGTTTCCAGCCCTTGAACTCTTTAATCTCTTCATGATGATCCGCATGAGTCACAAAGACGCGAGGATCTTCTGTGAATTGTCCAATCATCTTCCATCCCGGGAAATATTCGTAGTCCTCAGGGTGGATCGCCATGAGAAGTTCGTAATCCTCGCCACCCCAAAGTACAATGTCCTGTGGATTTATATGCAGATCTACGGCAAGACTTTGGCTTTCAGTGTGCAGTGGAAGATTTTCGGCGAATAGATGAAAACCTCCGCCCGCGGGGCGTAACAACAGGGCATCATTCACCAGTCCGTCACTGCAATCCATCAGCGCGTGAATGCGGGTGTGATGCTTTTGCAGATGGGACACCAGATCTAGACGGGGCTTCGGACGCAGATGTCTTTCTTTGGCAGTATCAAAGCCTGCAAGCTTTTTTTGTAAAGCGGTCATGCCCGTGAAAGACAGCCCCAAAGGTCCACTGCACAACAGCAGGTCACCGGGCTTGGCACCTTTGCGGGTCAGCGGGTTTTCGCAAGACCCGTGCACGCTGACATCCACCACCAGTCGGTCCGGGGATGTTGCCAGATCACCGCCGGCAACTTGCATGTGGAAATCATCAGCCAAACTGGTCATGCCTTTATAGAAATCGTCAAGCCAAGATTCATTTAGTTTTTTCGGCAGGGCCAGGGACACCTGCGCAAAATGGGGAAGTGCTCCCATGGCGGCGATGTCACTCAAATTCACCGCAAGTGACTTATACCCCAGATCAAATGCGCTGAAATAGTCGAGGTCGAAGTGAACGCCTTCCACCATCATGTCCTGGCAGATCACTGAATAGCCGGGATAATTCCTGAAAACAAAGGCGTCATCACCCAACGGTACTTTGGTGTGATCATTTTGACGCTGGACCCGATAACGGATGCGATCAATAAGCGACCATTCTTTTGGAGTATTTTGCATGTCGTTGTTCCTGGTAAGACATTGCTAAAGAAGTCGCTTTATTGTGAAATAAGGAGGTTAGGAGTCAAGGAGGATTCTTTTGAACACGCCCAAAGCGGCTTCGCCGAAACGCACATCGAAAAAGAAATCTACACGCAAGCCGAAGGTTGTCGAACATCCTCTGTCATCTGAAAG is from Bdellovibrio bacteriovorus str. Tiberius and encodes:
- the ygiD gene encoding 4,5-DOPA dioxygenase extradiol, with translation MSTMPVLFIGHGSPMNALDKNTFTETLNRLGKALPKPQAVLSVSAHWETEGTKVLYHPDPPTIHDFYGFPKALFDMQYPARGPLSIAHETQRLLPKSELYDKWGLDHGTWSVLAHMYPHADIPTYQVSLDVTKTNQQHLELGKLLRPLREQGVLIVASGNIVHNLRLIQWKNKDGSFPWAEEFDGKIKAALESRDTKTLTDYEDLGESATLSVPTPEHYLPLLYAFGASTGEDRISYPYEGFEMGSLSMRAVMWSR
- a CDS encoding YceI family protein; the protein is MKALILGSTVTSVTFATLIGMSAFAKSIPAGSYNIDPAHSKIGFEIPHLVISTVEGRFAQFDGTLDVDAKLEKSKAKLNIEVASISTENKDRDDHLKSPDFFDVAKNPKMTFVTKKITGTPDNLKIVGDLTLKGKTKEVTLDAKYLGDVNDAYGNNKVAFTATGKINRKDFGLNWSSVVEAGPVVGDEVTLILKIQAGKPAPKKG
- a CDS encoding LysR family transcriptional regulator, producing MEQLDLNQIRTFVKLVQSGSFTKAAEVLKQPKSRVSRRLSALEKDLGVQLIYRTTRQFQLTEMGRIYYERARGLIEGLETLTGEVSESTAEISGVIRVTASDDMGVKQLPLIVDEFTRQYPRVRFDLYLTQAYVDLVKESVDVGIRIGNLKDSSLRARKIGTVRNLLVASPGFLERYRVGDDLTKLAAAPFLGLTQQPKLDVVRSSDGKRLTLKTNPIVTANNPEMLLNLARLGKGYVFVPEFLCKDELRDGRLVQIHKNLRGDEVSVSLVSPDTKETSQKVKRFMDFAYKRLKEVYFA
- a CDS encoding PilZ domain-containing protein, with translation MTSLARYHGRSPRYILNTEDDSLVRVAGPKQIPWEEGTEIKNVSLTGLAFTAPDDLCPLLGEVVKIQVTPPGSRQMACYGIVTRLENISDSRMLVGVHFYKLEMQQRIVLAQGLARKFKESQDRGQIDDMLSRPRSSVSFANLPQLVLMGLLATMWCATIWALLRFEYSGIYKMLLGAFS
- the thiL gene encoding thiamine-phosphate kinase, whose amino-acid sequence is MQNTPKEWSLIDRIRYRVQRQNDHTKVPLGDDAFVFRNYPGYSVICQDMMVEGVHFDLDYFSAFDLGYKSLAVNLSDIAAMGALPHFAQVSLALPKKLNESWLDDFYKGMTSLADDFHMQVAGGDLATSPDRLVVDVSVHGSCENPLTRKGAKPGDLLLCSGPLGLSFTGMTALQKKLAGFDTAKERHLRPKPRLDLVSHLQKHHTRIHALMDCSDGLVNDALLLRPAGGGFHLFAENLPLHTESQSLAVDLHINPQDIVLWGGEDYELLMAIHPEDYEYFPGWKMIGQFTEDPRVFVTHADHHEEIKEFKGWKHFSN